A window of Haloarcula marismortui ATCC 43049 genomic DNA:
TAGCCGATGAGGCCGTCGCGATTGCCAACGGCGACCACGCAGCGGAACTTCACGCGGCGGCCGGAGTCTGTCATCCGCTGGACCATGTTGATGTCCAGCACTTCGTCTTCCAGATCAGGAACGAGCTGGTCGACGACTTCCGATTCTTTCAGCGGGAGCCCGGAGTTCAGCGCCTCCTGCATGGAGTCGATTTCGCCCTCGACGACCTGCTTGCCGAGGCGTGTCCGTGGCTCCCATCCGTTGTTAGCACTCATAGTTCGATGTCACCGTCCAGTAGGGTCTCTCGGAGCTCGTCGAAGTGCTCCGGGAGGTCTGCAGCGTCGAAGTCGCCGCTGTACAGCGGCTCCTCGAGCTGCTCGTCGTACTCGGCGATGTGGGCACCGCGCGTGCGCTGCCAGTCGGCGAGTACGTCGTCGTTGTGCGGAATGTCCAGGCCGGCGTCGATTGCGCCTTCCTGTATTGCGAATACTTTGCTTCCGGGGGTCGGGCTGTTGAGTCCGATGTCAAGCACTGCCTCCTCGACGCCCGCTTCCTGCGCGCGAAGCCCGGCGAGCAGACCGGTGAGGTATGCCGAGGGCATGTTGCCCGTCGGGGCCTCCCAGCCGTACTCGGCGAGATCGCTCGAGTGAGCGGACGCGAGAGTGTCATCGCCGTTGGGGCCAAGCGTCACCAGCTGCGCCCTGACGTGTTTATTGCTCTTTCGAGCAACGAGACGTGGCTTACCGGATTTCAACAGGCGCAACCGCTGATGGTAATCGGTTCTGGCCTCGCGGCGTCGCCGCATCGGTACTTTATATCGTGGTCCTGTCGCCATTATGCGTCACCGTGGTTTGCGTCGATGTAACGTTCGAGATCGGCAACGCTGTCGAACTCGCCACCGCCGGCCTTGTCGTACAGGTCGCGGTACTGCGAACTCGAAAGCGTTCCCTCGTCACGCAGTTCGCGCAGCTTCGTCCGCTGTGCGCGGATGCGTGACTCCCAGTCCTCCTTGGAGTTCTGCCGTGCGCCTGCCTTCCCTTTCCGGGAACCGGCTCCCTTCTGGTGGCCGTACGCACGCTTCTTCTGGCGCTCCCGGGCGCGTCCACGGGAGTTGCCTTTCTTGTCTTTCGCCTGAATGGCGCCCTCATCGACCAGCTCGCGAACGTCCTCGCGGGTAATCGCGTCGGCGATGTCGCCCTGTCGCTCGGGATTGAACCAGACGCGGTTCTTCCCGACGTCGAGGACGTCAGCCGCGAGTCGCTTCTGTGCGGAGAGATCAGTCATCACTCACTCACCTCGACTTCGACGTAGGTGGGGTTGAGCACACGGATGCCCGCGTCCTCGGCTTCCTCTTCGATTCGCTCGCGCTTGCGAGCACCGACCTTCGAGGCGATCCGGACAGCCTCTGTGTCGCCGTCGACGCCTTCGAGGTCGTCCACGTTGTGCACGCGAACCTCCTCGAAGCCGGACGGATGCTTGCCGCGAACCGCGGTCGGCGAGCGGAAGCCCGCCTCGACCGTGTCGCCCTTGCCCTTGATACCGCGGCGCTGCTTCGAGAGCTGGCCGCGGGGCTTGCGCCACGAGGTCGAGACGCGCTTTTTCTTGTGGTGGTCCTGACGGTTGAACTGCGGCTTGCCGACCCGGTGTCGCTGGGTCAGTAGCCGCGCGTCCTCATCGGAGAGGTCTGGCGTCTTCTCGGTGAGCCCGCGGGCCTGGAGTTCCGTCTCCACGTCCTCGTCGGGCGCTTCCTCGCCGCCTTCCTCTTCGACTTCGGCTTCGGTCTCGGACTCAACTTCGAGTCCGCCAACGTCAGCCTTGATTCGGGCCGCCAGCGCGTTCCCGATACCGCTGACATCGGCGAGCGCGGACTGGTCGGCACCGCGAACGTCTTCGACCGATTCGAAGCCGGCCTCGCGGAGTGACTCCGCCTTGGACGGGCCGACGCCGCTGATGTCGGTCAGTTCGGTGTACTCTTCCTCTGCCTCGACGTCTTCCTCGTTATCCGCCATCAGGCGTCACCTCGGTTCGGTTTGCGGGTGATGTACACCCCGTCCTGAAACACACGCACGTCCTTGTCGTTGATACGCGTGAGCTGCTCGATGTCCGCGGCGGTCTGTCCGACAGCTTCGATGTCGGGACCGCTGACAGTCAGCTCTTCCCCGTCGATCTCGACGTCCGTGTCGCCGTGGATCGTCGTGCGGCGGGGGGCCTTCTCGCCCAGGAAGTTCTCGATGACGACTTCGTCACCCTCGACGTTGACCTGCATCGGGAAGTGAGAGTAAAAGACCTCCATACCGTACTCCCAGCCCTCGGTCACGCCGTGGAACATATTCTCGATGTGGCTCTGGAAGGTACCGATCGTCGACATCGTCTTGGCGTTGTCTTCATCGGATTCGATGACGACCGTGTCGCCGTCGACAGACACGTCGATGTCAGGGTACCAGAGCCGACGTGTGACGCTGCCGTTGTCCCCCTCGACAGTGATGTCAAGGTGGTCCTGCTCGGCGTCCACGTCCTCCGGAATCTCCAGTTCTACTCGTGGCATTGTTAGTATACGTACGCGATGACTTGGCCACCAACGCCCTGCTCACGAGCCTCGTAGTGGCTCATGATGCCGTGGCTGGTCGTCACGACGAGGGTCCCGTAGTCACGGGCGGGGAGGAACCGCTTCTCCCACTTCTCGAACTCGTCTGCGCCCGCAGAGTAGCGGGGCTTGACCGGGCCACACTCGTTGATGGCTCCTTTCAGTTCAACTTCGAACTCGCCGGCTTTGCCGTCGTCGACGAAACTGAATCCGTCGATGTACCCGCGGTCGTAGAAGACCTCGAGGACGCTGCCGATCTCGTTCGAAGCTGGCGATACTGTCTGCTCTAGGTGCCCGACGCTTTCGGCGTTGTTAAGCGCCGACAGTGCGTTGGCAAATGGGTCGTTCCCTGTCATTGTTAGCTGTACTTCCTGAAGCCCATGCCTCGCGAAATCTCGCGGAAGCACTGGCGGCACAGCCAGATGTCGTACTTGCCGACGAGTCCCTGTTCGCGACCGCAGCGCTGACAGGACTCGAGCTGGCCAGTTCGCTCACTGGATGCCGTCTCGGAATCGGGCTCGTCTGTGGTTTCACTTTCGCTCATTCGCTCACCTCCACGTCGTAGGTCGACTCGATGAAGGCGACGGCGTCCGC
This region includes:
- a CDS encoding 50S ribosomal protein L19e; the encoded protein is MTDLSAQKRLAADVLDVGKNRVWFNPERQGDIADAITREDVRELVDEGAIQAKDKKGNSRGRARERQKKRAYGHQKGAGSRKGKAGARQNSKEDWESRIRAQRTKLRELRDEGTLSSSQYRDLYDKAGGGEFDSVADLERYIDANHGDA
- a CDS encoding 50S ribosomal protein L6 → MPRVELEIPEDVDAEQDHLDITVEGDNGSVTRRLWYPDIDVSVDGDTVVIESDEDNAKTMSTIGTFQSHIENMFHGVTEGWEYGMEVFYSHFPMQVNVEGDEVVIENFLGEKAPRRTTIHGDTDVEIDGEELTVSGPDIEAVGQTAADIEQLTRINDKDVRVFQDGVYITRKPNRGDA
- a CDS encoding 50S ribosomal protein L32e; the protein is MADNEEDVEAEEEYTELTDISGVGPSKAESLREAGFESVEDVRGADQSALADVSGIGNALAARIKADVGGLEVESETEAEVEEEGGEEAPDEDVETELQARGLTEKTPDLSDEDARLLTQRHRVGKPQFNRQDHHKKKRVSTSWRKPRGQLSKQRRGIKGKGDTVEAGFRSPTAVRGKHPSGFEEVRVHNVDDLEGVDGDTEAVRIASKVGARKRERIEEEAEDAGIRVLNPTYVEVEVSE
- a CDS encoding 30S ribosomal protein S8, which produces MTGNDPFANALSALNNAESVGHLEQTVSPASNEIGSVLEVFYDRGYIDGFSFVDDGKAGEFEVELKGAINECGPVKPRYSAGADEFEKWEKRFLPARDYGTLVVTTSHGIMSHYEAREQGVGGQVIAYVY
- a CDS encoding 30S ribosomal protein S14 gives rise to the protein MSESETTDEPDSETASSERTGQLESCQRCGREQGLVGKYDIWLCRQCFREISRGMGFRKYS
- a CDS encoding 50S ribosomal protein L18; its protein translation is MATGPRYKVPMRRRREARTDYHQRLRLLKSGKPRLVARKSNKHVRAQLVTLGPNGDDTLASAHSSDLAEYGWEAPTGNMPSAYLTGLLAGLRAQEAGVEEAVLDIGLNSPTPGSKVFAIQEGAIDAGLDIPHNDDVLADWQRTRGAHIAEYDEQLEEPLYSGDFDAADLPEHFDELRETLLDGDIEL